The following is a genomic window from Acidimicrobiales bacterium.
GTACTTGCTGTTCCCCGACTCGTGCCAGGCGACCCGCCCGTCCTTCACGATCGCGTCCCACACGATGTCAGCGACGTCCGGTGCCTTGCCGTCGTTCCCGTCCGGTCTCATGCTCCCCCCTCGTGGGTGTCCAGGCGGCGGCGTGGTGCCACAGCCGGCGCTTCTAACATCTCTGTCACGATGCGCCAATCGGCAGTTTCGTACATCGGCGATCGCGGCGCACCCCGGTTCGGCCGACGGGAGTGACCGCCGTCGGGGACGACCTCTGCGGCGAGGCATCCGCCGCCATCGAGCTGGCCACCGCCGAGCCCGGGCGGGCCCGCCAGGTGGCCGAGGACGTCCTGGCCCGGGCCCGGCGGGCCCGTGTACCGACGGCCGTCTCCATGGCCGAGCAGGCCCTCGGGCTGGCGGCACGCGAGGTGGGCGAGATCGCAGGGGCCGTGCGCCACCTTCGCAACGCCGTCCGGGTGGCCGAGAGGGCCGGCCTGGTCACCCGCGCCGCCGAGGCGCGCGTGAGCCTCGCCCCGACCCTCCAGTACGCCGGGCAGGCCGCACCTGCACTGCGTGAGGCCGACCGGGCGGCGGCCGTGCTGCGGGGCCCGGCCCTGGCCCGCCTGCAGATGCAGCGGTCGGGCATCCTCGTGCGGCTCGGCCGGACGGAGGAGGCACTCGACCTCCTCGCCCCCGCGGCCGCCACCTTCCGGCGCACCGGCGACGTGGTGTGGGAGGCGCGGCTGCTCAACCTCCGCGGCATCCTCCACGGCAATCGCGGCGCCTACGCCGCGGGTGAGCGGGACTTCCGCCGCGCCGGTGAGCTGTTCGCAGCGGCCGGCGACGAGGTGGCCGCCGCCCACATGGTGTGCAACCGGGCGTGGCTGAGCGGGCGCAGGGGGGAGGTGCCGGCCGCTCTCGCCCTCTACGACGAGTCGGAGGCGCGCCTGCGGGCGCTGGGCGTGCCCTTCACCGTCCCTCTGGTCGACAAGTGCGAGGTCCTCCTCGCCGTCCACCTCGGTGCCGAGGCCCGGTCGACCGCAGAAGCGGCAGTGCGGGAGTTCGCGGCGGGAGGGATGGCGTCGGACGTGCCGGAGGCGCAGCTCAAGGTGGCCCACGCCGCCCTGCTCGAAGGCGACTCCGCCGCTGCGGCGGCCGCCGCCGGGCGGGCGGCGGCCGCCTTCGCTCGCCAGGGCCGGCCCGGCTGGGAGGCGATGGCACGATGGGCCGCTGTCCGGGCCCGCTGCGAGACGGCGCGGCCGACGGCGGCGACCCAACGGGCCGCAGTGGCCGCCGCCGAGTCCCTCGACGCCGCTGGGCAGGTCGTGGTCGCCCTCGACGCCCGTCTGGTAGCGGCCCGGATCGCCCTCCAGCGCCGCAAGGTGGCCGAGGCCGAGTCGCTCCTCGCCCCCGTTCGGGTGCGGCGGGGCACGCCCGCCGAGCTGCGCACGCGCACGTGGTACGCCCAGGCGCTGCTGCGCACGGCCCAGGGCGACCGGTCCGGCGCCGAGCGGGCGCTGCGTGCCGGCTGGCAGGTGCTCGACGAGTACCGGGCCAGTCTCGGGGCCACCGAGCTGCGCGCCAGCGTGTCGGGTCACGGCCAGGACCTGGCCCGGCTCGGCGTCGCCCATGCGCTCGAGGCCGGCCGGCCGGACGGCGTGCTGCGGTGGGTCGAGCGGGCGCGGGCTGCCGCCCTGCGCCTCCGCCCGGTGCGGCCCCCGGACGACGACGCGCTGGCCCACGATCTGGCCGAGCTGCGCGAGGTCGCGGCCGAGCTGGCCAAGGCCCACCCGCCGGGTGCGGCGGCCAAGCTCATGAGCCGGCAGGTGGCGCTCGAGGAGGCGGTGCGCCGCCGGGCCCGCCAGGCCGCCGGCAGCGGCGCGGTCGACGCCGTGCCGACCCTTCCCCGCCTGGCTTCGGCCCTCGCCGAGCGCGTGCTTCTCGAGATCGTCCAGGTGGACGGCTTCCTCCACGCGCTGGTGGTTCGGGACGGTCGAGCCGTGCTGCACGCCATGGGGCCTGCCGCAGCGGCCGAGCGCGAGCTGGAGCAGCTGCGGTCCGCGCTCCGCCGCCTGGCCCACCGGCGAGGATCGGCGGCGTCGCTCCAGGCTGCCGTCGCCGCCGCTGCGGCCGCCGGCGAAGGCCTGGAAGCGCTCCTCATCGCGCCGGTGGCGGCGGACATCGCTGACCGGTCGCTCGTCATCT
Proteins encoded in this region:
- a CDS encoding CHAT domain-containing protein translates to MTAVGDDLCGEASAAIELATAEPGRARQVAEDVLARARRARVPTAVSMAEQALGLAAREVGEIAGAVRHLRNAVRVAERAGLVTRAAEARVSLAPTLQYAGQAAPALREADRAAAVLRGPALARLQMQRSGILVRLGRTEEALDLLAPAAATFRRTGDVVWEARLLNLRGILHGNRGAYAAGERDFRRAGELFAAAGDEVAAAHMVCNRAWLSGRRGEVPAALALYDESEARLRALGVPFTVPLVDKCEVLLAVHLGAEARSTAEAAVREFAAGGMASDVPEAQLKVAHAALLEGDSAAAAAAAGRAAAAFARQGRPGWEAMARWAAVRARCETARPTAATQRAAVAAAESLDAAGQVVVALDARLVAARIALQRRKVAEAESLLAPVRVRRGTPAELRTRTWYAQALLRTAQGDRSGAERALRAGWQVLDEYRASLGATELRASVSGHGQDLARLGVAHALEAGRPDGVLRWVERARAAALRLRPVRPPDDDALAHDLAELREVAAELAKAHPPGAAAKLMSRQVALEEAVRRRARQAAGSGAVDAVPTLPRLASALAERVLLEIVQVDGFLHALVVRDGRAVLHAMGPAAAAERELEQLRSALRRLAHRRGSAASLQAAVAAAAAAGEGLEALLIAPVAADIADRSLVISPPGRLYALPWSVLPSCRGRPLSVVPSSALWLRTHEAAASLSGDGRAPLLVAGPGLAHAAEEVELLRGTYAAPTVLVGEAATAGAVGGNLHGAGLAHIAAHGSFRADNPLFSCLRLADGPFTVYDLEALGAAPPVLVLSACESGLSAVRPGDELMGLASALFMIGTRALVASVGPVPDDATKALMVRFHQRLASGSSPSQALASAGGGDRPTTDPAWVAAASFLCFGAG